One genomic region from Candidatus Dependentiae bacterium encodes:
- a CDS encoding CFAP298 family protein: KIVVRLQKSGAGAPVREPAVDEETYKKMLSYYYKKQEEQKKLEEDNDDHYMNSAWADPKNLKNQLHGGQEIKWKPFK; this comes from the coding sequence AAGATTGTAGTTAGACTTCAAAAATCAGGAGCTGGTGCACCTGTACGCGAGCCAGCAGTGGATGAAGAAACTTATAAAAAAATGTTGTCTTATTATTATAAAAAACAAGAGGAACAAAAGAAATTAGAAGAAGATAATGATGACCATTATATGAATTCGGCATGGGCAGACCCAAAAAACCTCAAAAATCAGCTGCACGGCGGTCAGGAGATCAAGTGGAAGCCTTTTAAATAA